A section of the Leptotrichia buccalis C-1013-b genome encodes:
- a CDS encoding autotransporter domain-containing protein — protein sequence MKKITFILISLFSLVACGGGGGGGGNSSNNPTPTPPNTNTGNSNTPNPAPPKPSYNTFNGEIIAADNDNYNIPYRRRLSDVDGGENSKFNYYGNIKWNGNFSYNSNNPQNNSERYYTGYNVKVGVIDTGFTGDYYDDLYREVKNITRVYSSRNSGDEDHGYMVTSLIAGKEGIAPDADMYVIDGTDNEDTDKLNVTTDLYQKLYDKGVRIFNNSFGAEYETYSDKGDDFYESQLSRSTLDFYKTAVANGSLFVFSAGNEEYNTSLLRATLPYWLPELEEGWINVNGLTSKTSEQKGNFNFSNFKPFAGAAGAKNWTVTTIADYYIEVDGSRRVRSGTSFAAPRVTATAALIKEKYPFMTGDLLRQTILSTATDIGDVGVDDVYGWGFLNIDKALKGPALFDKRLALGDDVYITLDGRSKPYEFDNDISGDAGLVLRGSGTLILNGAATYTGETNVGNNVYLKIKRMNSPSTLSIGKEAIVEVSSSTINNIQNDGTFINNGNSIANNVVMTNESKMYSDINANLKATNAEVNGIVTVTNNNGEYLTKNGKNIDIITGNVTGNSEIKSDNGLMTVNKIKTENLSANISRTDTIEYAKSLNSDTEQLNTARQIETALENVDKNYESGKKEAGILGSKLQTLNLNTLDSMSGQIYASAQALTFEQSETVNKNLSNRISMLSKSMENLDKKFGFWTSGIFSKGNIKKDGFAKGNTSVKGGQIGFDMKISPDAILGISADYSKGKVKFNRYNGQSKADMTGLSLYGRQNLGNSYIAGRAGIGFADSRVERDIIVNNNYIEHSKVSHNDNIISGYFETGYDIKNKEGDFAVTPYAALGMDKVTRGKFSEENTNFGMKADKKSYNMPYASIGIKTVKTFGKTDITGYTGYTQGLNKKNLDFEASYNFAPDAKFKVKGINYSRNKINAGIGVNTEIKNGASWYANYDYKHSTDKSKADNHMITTGIRFEF from the coding sequence ATGAAAAAAATTACATTTATTCTAATTTCGTTGTTTTCACTTGTAGCTTGCGGTGGCGGAGGTGGAGGTGGAGGAAATTCTTCAAACAATCCAACCCCAACACCTCCAAATACAAATACTGGTAATTCAAACACTCCGAATCCAGCTCCTCCTAAACCATCTTATAACACTTTTAATGGAGAAATTATAGCAGCTGATAATGATAACTATAACATTCCTTATCGTCGAAGACTATCAGATGTTGATGGAGGCGAAAACAGTAAATTCAACTATTACGGAAATATAAAATGGAATGGGAATTTTAGTTACAATAGCAATAATCCACAAAATAATTCAGAAAGATATTATACAGGTTACAATGTTAAGGTTGGTGTAATAGATACTGGATTTACTGGAGATTATTATGATGATTTATACCGTGAAGTAAAAAATATAACAAGAGTTTACAGTTCACGAAATTCTGGTGATGAAGATCATGGCTATATGGTAACAAGCCTTATAGCGGGAAAAGAAGGAATTGCACCTGATGCCGATATGTATGTTATTGATGGAACAGATAATGAAGATACTGACAAACTTAACGTTACAACTGATTTGTACCAAAAACTGTATGACAAAGGCGTAAGAATCTTTAATAATTCATTTGGAGCAGAATACGAAACTTACTCTGATAAAGGAGATGATTTTTATGAAAGTCAGCTTAGCAGAAGTACACTAGATTTTTATAAAACTGCTGTCGCTAATGGGAGCTTATTTGTCTTTTCTGCTGGAAATGAAGAATACAATACTTCTCTTCTTAGAGCCACGCTTCCATATTGGTTGCCTGAGTTAGAAGAAGGGTGGATTAATGTAAACGGTCTAACTTCAAAAACATCTGAACAAAAAGGAAACTTTAATTTTAGTAATTTTAAGCCTTTTGCAGGAGCTGCAGGGGCTAAAAACTGGACTGTAACTACTATTGCTGATTATTACATAGAAGTTGACGGATCAAGACGTGTTCGTTCTGGAACCTCATTTGCAGCACCACGTGTTACAGCGACAGCTGCTCTTATTAAGGAAAAATATCCTTTTATGACTGGTGACCTCTTAAGACAGACTATCCTTTCAACTGCAACTGATATCGGAGATGTTGGAGTGGATGATGTTTACGGATGGGGATTCTTGAATATTGACAAGGCTTTAAAAGGACCTGCATTATTTGATAAAAGACTTGCGCTTGGAGACGATGTCTACATCACTCTTGACGGCAGATCAAAACCATATGAATTTGATAATGATATTTCAGGAGATGCTGGATTAGTACTTCGTGGATCAGGGACTCTTATATTAAATGGAGCTGCTACTTATACAGGTGAAACAAACGTTGGAAACAATGTATACTTGAAAATCAAAAGAATGAATTCTCCAAGCACACTTTCCATAGGAAAAGAAGCCATCGTTGAAGTTTCCAGTTCAACTATAAATAATATTCAAAATGATGGTACATTTATAAACAATGGAAACTCAATAGCAAATAATGTTGTAATGACAAATGAATCTAAAATGTATTCTGATATCAATGCAAACTTAAAAGCAACAAATGCTGAAGTAAACGGAATAGTAACAGTCACAAATAACAATGGTGAATATTTAACAAAAAATGGTAAAAATATTGATATAATTACAGGAAACGTTACAGGTAATTCTGAAATAAAAAGTGATAATGGACTTATGACAGTCAACAAAATCAAAACTGAAAATTTATCAGCAAATATTTCAAGAACTGATACAATTGAATATGCAAAATCCTTAAATTCCGATACAGAACAACTAAATACTGCAAGACAAATTGAAACTGCATTGGAAAATGTTGACAAAAATTATGAAAGCGGAAAAAAAGAAGCAGGAATACTTGGTTCCAAACTTCAAACATTAAATTTAAATACTCTTGACAGTATGTCTGGTCAAATTTATGCATCGGCACAAGCTTTAACTTTTGAACAAAGTGAAACAGTAAACAAGAATCTTTCAAATAGAATCTCAATGTTAAGTAAAAGTATGGAAAATTTGGATAAAAAATTTGGTTTTTGGACAAGTGGAATTTTTTCAAAAGGGAATATTAAAAAAGATGGATTTGCTAAAGGTAATACATCTGTAAAAGGCGGACAAATCGGTTTCGATATGAAAATTAGCCCTGATGCAATTTTAGGAATTTCTGCAGATTACAGCAAGGGAAAAGTTAAATTTAATAGATATAATGGACAGTCAAAAGCTGATATGACAGGTTTATCGCTTTATGGACGGCAAAATTTAGGAAATTCATATATTGCAGGACGTGCTGGAATTGGATTTGCTGATAGTCGAGTAGAACGGGATATTATTGTTAATAATAATTATATCGAACATTCTAAAGTAAGTCATAATGATAACATAATTTCAGGATATTTTGAAACGGGATACGATATTAAAAATAAAGAAGGAGATTTTGCTGTAACTCCTTATGCCGCATTAGGTATGGACAAAGTTACACGTGGAAAATTCTCTGAAGAAAACACTAACTTTGGAATGAAGGCTGATAAAAAAAGTTATAATATGCCTTATGCATCAATCGGTATTAAAACAGTAAAAACTTTTGGAAAGACAGATATTACTGGATATACAGGCTATACTCAAGGACTCAATAAAAAGAATCTGGATTTTGAAGCCTCATACAATTTTGCACCTGATGCCAAATTTAAAGTAAAAGGAATAAATTATTCAAGAAACAAAATTAACGCGGGAATTGGAGTGAATACAGAAATTAAAAACGGAGCAAGCTGGTATGCAAATTATGACTACAAACACTCTACTGATAAATCAAAAGCTGATAATCACATGATTACAACAGGTATAAGATTTGAATTTTAA
- a CDS encoding C40 family peptidase: MKKILMLAGAMIISAVSFADLQSTIRSHYSNKNIDLSVVSKPKQEVKSSGTSSTAVRDQIISFAQTKLGSPYVWGATGPNTFDCSGFVGYVFKKAADVNLPRVSSSQATFKPRISSMNMTKGDLVFFETTGKGRISHVGIYMGNRQFIHASSGSKRVTVSSLDSNYYNKTFRWAINPFS; the protein is encoded by the coding sequence ATGAAAAAAATATTGATGCTAGCTGGAGCTATGATCATTTCTGCAGTATCTTTTGCAGATTTACAAAGTACAATCAGAAGTCATTATAGTAATAAAAATATAGATTTGTCTGTTGTTTCAAAACCAAAACAAGAGGTGAAAAGTAGTGGAACTTCTTCTACAGCTGTAAGAGATCAAATTATTTCTTTTGCACAAACAAAACTAGGATCACCATATGTTTGGGGAGCAACTGGACCTAACACATTTGATTGTTCAGGCTTCGTTGGTTATGTATTCAAAAAAGCTGCTGATGTAAACTTACCGAGAGTTTCAAGTTCACAAGCAACATTTAAACCAAGAATTTCATCAATGAATATGACGAAAGGTGATTTGGTATTTTTTGAAACAACTGGAAAAGGTCGTATTTCTCACGTAGGTATTTATATGGGAAATAGACAGTTTATTCATGCTTCTTCTGGAAGTAAAAGAGTAACAGTTTCTAGTTTAGACAGTAACTATTACAACAAGACATTTAGATGGGCAATTAATCCATTTAGTTAA
- a CDS encoding N-acetylmuramoyl-L-alanine amidase family protein, whose translation MKKNKIIILSIIIVVLCLGTGVLLSNIYKKSQKTKEKNEIINIKKTEKNVSQKNKKSKENKNIKNNKICIDPGHQEKADLRTEEIAPGSNQRKARVLGGATGVATKKPEYELTLEIGLKLRDALKNKGYDVFMVREKNNVNISNKERALITNKAGCDVFLRLHADAGGSGATGASTITSSIKNPNTRAVQQSSDKFSKIVLEEYVKATGFKNRGISYRDDLTGTNWSTVTNTLIEMGFLSNPEDDRKMSSPEFQDLMINGIVNGIEKYFSEK comes from the coding sequence ATGAAAAAAAATAAAATAATAATTTTATCAATAATAATAGTGGTACTTTGTTTGGGAACTGGTGTATTATTATCCAATATCTATAAAAAATCACAAAAAACAAAAGAAAAAAATGAAATAATAAATATAAAAAAAACAGAGAAAAATGTATCTCAAAAAAATAAAAAGAGCAAAGAAAATAAAAACATAAAGAACAATAAAATCTGTATTGATCCAGGACACCAGGAAAAAGCTGATTTAAGAACAGAGGAAATTGCCCCAGGATCAAATCAAAGAAAAGCACGAGTTTTAGGAGGAGCAACTGGAGTTGCAACAAAAAAACCTGAGTATGAATTAACATTGGAAATTGGCTTAAAATTAAGAGATGCTTTAAAAAATAAAGGCTATGACGTATTTATGGTAAGAGAAAAAAATAATGTGAATATAAGCAACAAAGAAAGAGCCTTAATAACAAATAAAGCGGGATGCGATGTGTTTCTAAGACTTCATGCAGATGCAGGAGGTAGCGGTGCAACTGGGGCAAGCACGATCACTTCATCGATAAAAAATCCTAATACTCGAGCCGTTCAGCAATCGAGTGATAAATTCTCAAAAATAGTTCTAGAAGAATATGTAAAAGCCACAGGATTTAAAAACAGAGGAATCTCATACAGGGACGACCTTACTGGAACAAACTGGTCAACTGTAACAAACACACTTATAGAAATGGGATTCTTGTCAAATCCTGAAGATGATAGAAAAATGTCTTCTCCTGAATTTCAGGATTTAATGATAAACGGAATTGTAAACGGAATTGAAAAATATTTTTCAGAAAAATAG
- a CDS encoding restriction endonuclease subunit S produces MKLGDNVDIIAPLNVKTADIKTGYLLLNPTMVNNGKIENFDNAEVPERYKNGKNKIADKYFVKKNDVLFQAKGSKIEVVYVDQDYENVLPATLYFILRANEKINPKYLQWLLKTELLLLYFEKKYKTMSAVRAVNKSDIVELDIDLPEREVQDKMVEIITSFENEEKNTIDYLKIKKKYIEEKVLEKNQVRINEK; encoded by the coding sequence ATGAAATTAGGAGACAATGTAGATATTATAGCACCGTTAAACGTAAAAACAGCTGATATAAAAACTGGCTATCTTTTATTAAATCCGACAATGGTAAATAATGGAAAAATAGAAAATTTTGACAATGCAGAAGTTCCAGAAAGATACAAAAATGGAAAAAATAAGATAGCTGATAAATATTTTGTGAAAAAAAACGATGTGCTATTTCAGGCAAAAGGGAGTAAAATAGAAGTTGTCTATGTAGATCAGGATTATGAAAATGTTCTGCCTGCCACACTCTATTTTATTTTAAGAGCTAACGAAAAAATAAATCCCAAATATCTTCAATGGCTTTTAAAAACAGAATTATTATTACTCTATTTTGAAAAAAAATACAAGACAATGAGTGCAGTCAGAGCAGTAAATAAATCTGATATTGTCGAACTGGATATAGATCTGCCTGAAAGGGAAGTTCAGGATAAAATGGTAGAGATAATAACGAGTTTTGAAAATGAAGAAAAGAATACAATAGACTATCTAAAAATCAAGAAAAAATATATTGAAGAAAAAGTTCTTGAAAAGAATCAGGTGAGAATAAATGAAAAATAA